One genomic window of Vespula pensylvanica isolate Volc-1 chromosome 12, ASM1446617v1, whole genome shotgun sequence includes the following:
- the LOC122633621 gene encoding ecdysone 20-monooxygenase isoform X1: MAESTFFDANRRNEIFWCDVREPRDVTLWCLVRGYSRYTSRNFSLGYQLSTTMVVLDRKFSSDQCFCSSAISEEKDRRPFKTARDVPGPFSLPILGTRWIFSWIGYYRMNKIHEAYKDLNRRYGGLCKEEALWNWPVISVFSRRDIELILRRGSRYPLRPPQEVISHYRHSRRDRYTNLGLVNEQGETWQKLRSALTPELTGASTVLGFFPALNIVCDGFIELIRKRRTMFGIAGFEELAYRMGLESTCTLILGRHLGFLKPDSSDTLTARLAEAVRIHFTASRDAFYGLPLWKVLPTSAYKQLIESEDAIYNIISELMETTMYEKRNDARDESVEAVYQSILRQKSLDIRDKKAAIVDFIAAGIHTLGNTLVFLFHMIGSNPEVQETLYEEACTLAPRGCDLTVEDLRKARYLRACINEAFRLVPTAPCIARILDEPIELDGYHLDAGTVVLLHTWIAGLDENNFKNASKCVPERWLKPMVPHSPLLVAPFGAGRRICPGKRFVELALQLILAKIVREFEIIVDDKLDLQFEFILAPKSPVSLGFRDRLEVV, from the exons ATGGCCGAATCGACATTTTTCGATGCCAaccgaagaaacgaaattttttg GTGTGACGTTAGAGAGCCTCGAGATGTTACTCTCTGGTGCTTGGTTCGAGGCTATAGCCGCTACACTTCTCGCAATTTTAGTCTTGGCTACCAGTTATCGACCACCATGGTGGTTCTGGACAGGAAGTTCTCATCAGACCAGTG CTTTTGTTCTTCAGCCATATCGGAAGAGAAGGATAGGAGGCCATTTAAAACAGCTCGGGACGTGCCCGGTCCATTCTCCTTACCTATTCTTGGCACAAGATGGATATTCTCCTGGATCGGGTACTATCGAATGAACAAGATTCACGAGGCTTACAAAG ATCTGAATCGACGCTACGGAGGCTTGTGCAAGGAGGAGGCACTCTGGAACTGGCCAGTTATATCGGTATTTTCTCGACGTGACATCGAGCTGATCCTTAGGCGAGGTTCGAGATATCCTCTTCGTCCACCGCAAGAAGTCATATCGCACTATCGACACTCGCGACGTGATCGTTACACTAATCTCGGTCTTGTGAATGA ACAGGGCGAGACTTGGCAGAAGCTTCGTTCTGCTCTCACTCCGGAACTCACGGGAGCCAGCACGGTTCTCGGCTTTTTTCCTGCTCTAAATATCGTCTGCGACGGTTTCATCGAGCTAATACGAAAACGGAGAACCATGTTCGGCATCGCGGGATTCGAAGAACTTGCCTATAGAATGGGACTCGAGA GTACCTGTACCTTGATTCTGGGTCGGCATCTTGGTTTCTTAAAGCCGGACTCGAGCGACACGCTTACTGCAAGATTAGCGGAAGCAGTTAGGATTCACTTCACGGCCTCGCGAGATGCCTTTTATGGGTTGCCGCTTTGGAAGGTGCTACCGACATCCGCTTACAAACAGCTGATAGAGAGCGAGGACGCTATTTACaa catAATCTCAGAATTAATGGAGACGACGATgtacgagaaaagaaacgacgcTCGAGACGAATCCGTAGAGGCCGTTTATCAATCGATTTTACGACAGAAATCATTAGACATAAGGGATAAAAAGGCAGCCATAGTGGACTTTATTGCGGCTGGTATACACACA TTGGGTAATACTTTAGTCTTCCTTTTCCACATGATCGGAAGTAATCCAGAAGTACAAGAAACATTATACGAAGAAGCCTGTACGTTGGCACCGCGTGGTTGCGATTTGACAGTCGAGGATCTTCGAAAAGCACGTTATTTACGTGCCTGCATTAATGAAGCGTTTAG GTTGGTACCAACGGCACCATGTATCGCAAGAATTTTAGACGAACCAATAGAATTGGATGGCTATCATCTCGACGCTGGG ACGGTAGTTCTCTTGCATACATGGATAGCTGGATTAGACGAGAATAACTTTAAGAATGCGTCCAAATGCGTGCCTGAAAGATGGCTGAAGCCTATGGTACCACATTCGCCATTACTGGTAGCGCCTTTCGGTGCTGGTCGAAGAATCTGCCCGGGCAAACGCTTTGTGGAACTTGCTCTACAACTTATCCTAGCGAAG ATCGTTCGAGAATTCGAAATCATAGTAGACGATAAGCTCGATCTGCAATTCGAGTTTATTCTCGCCCCGAAAAGTCCGGTCTCACTCGGTTTTCGAGATCGTCTGGAGGTGGtatga
- the LOC122633621 gene encoding ecdysone 20-monooxygenase isoform X7, whose amino-acid sequence MAESTFFDANRRNEIFWCDVREPRDVTLWCLVRGYSRYTSRNFSLGYQLSTTMVVLDRKFSSDQCFCSSAISEEKDRRPFKTARDVPGPFSLPILGTRWIFSWIGYYRMNKIHEAYKDLNRRYGGLCKEEALWNWPVISVFSRRDIELILRRGSRYPLRPPQEVISHYRHSRRDRYTNLGLVNEQGETWQKLRSALTPELTGASTVLGFFPALNIVCDGFIELIRKRRTMFGIAGFEELAYRMGLESTCTLILGRHLGFLKPDSSDTLTARLAEAVRIHFTASRDAFYGLPLWKVLPTSAYKQLIESEDAIYNIISELMETTMYEKRNDARDESVEAVYQSILRQKSLDIRDKKAAIVDFIAAGIHTLGNTLVFLFHMIGSNPEVQETLYEEACTLAPRGCDLTVEDLRKARYLRACINEAFRLVPTAPCIARILDEPIELDGYHLDAGRFQIRLVT is encoded by the exons ATGGCCGAATCGACATTTTTCGATGCCAaccgaagaaacgaaattttttg GTGTGACGTTAGAGAGCCTCGAGATGTTACTCTCTGGTGCTTGGTTCGAGGCTATAGCCGCTACACTTCTCGCAATTTTAGTCTTGGCTACCAGTTATCGACCACCATGGTGGTTCTGGACAGGAAGTTCTCATCAGACCAGTG CTTTTGTTCTTCAGCCATATCGGAAGAGAAGGATAGGAGGCCATTTAAAACAGCTCGGGACGTGCCCGGTCCATTCTCCTTACCTATTCTTGGCACAAGATGGATATTCTCCTGGATCGGGTACTATCGAATGAACAAGATTCACGAGGCTTACAAAG ATCTGAATCGACGCTACGGAGGCTTGTGCAAGGAGGAGGCACTCTGGAACTGGCCAGTTATATCGGTATTTTCTCGACGTGACATCGAGCTGATCCTTAGGCGAGGTTCGAGATATCCTCTTCGTCCACCGCAAGAAGTCATATCGCACTATCGACACTCGCGACGTGATCGTTACACTAATCTCGGTCTTGTGAATGA ACAGGGCGAGACTTGGCAGAAGCTTCGTTCTGCTCTCACTCCGGAACTCACGGGAGCCAGCACGGTTCTCGGCTTTTTTCCTGCTCTAAATATCGTCTGCGACGGTTTCATCGAGCTAATACGAAAACGGAGAACCATGTTCGGCATCGCGGGATTCGAAGAACTTGCCTATAGAATGGGACTCGAGA GTACCTGTACCTTGATTCTGGGTCGGCATCTTGGTTTCTTAAAGCCGGACTCGAGCGACACGCTTACTGCAAGATTAGCGGAAGCAGTTAGGATTCACTTCACGGCCTCGCGAGATGCCTTTTATGGGTTGCCGCTTTGGAAGGTGCTACCGACATCCGCTTACAAACAGCTGATAGAGAGCGAGGACGCTATTTACaa catAATCTCAGAATTAATGGAGACGACGATgtacgagaaaagaaacgacgcTCGAGACGAATCCGTAGAGGCCGTTTATCAATCGATTTTACGACAGAAATCATTAGACATAAGGGATAAAAAGGCAGCCATAGTGGACTTTATTGCGGCTGGTATACACACA TTGGGTAATACTTTAGTCTTCCTTTTCCACATGATCGGAAGTAATCCAGAAGTACAAGAAACATTATACGAAGAAGCCTGTACGTTGGCACCGCGTGGTTGCGATTTGACAGTCGAGGATCTTCGAAAAGCACGTTATTTACGTGCCTGCATTAATGAAGCGTTTAG GTTGGTACCAACGGCACCATGTATCGCAAGAATTTTAGACGAACCAATAGAATTGGATGGCTATCATCTCGACGCTGGG AGATTTCAAATACGGTTAGTAACTTAA
- the LOC122633621 gene encoding ecdysone 20-monooxygenase isoform X5 gives MAESTFFDANRRNEIFWCDVREPRDVTLWCLVRGYSRYTSRNFSLGYQLSTTMVVLDRKFSSDQCFCSSAISEEKDRRPFKTARDVPGPFSLPILGTRWIFSWIGYYRMNKIHEAYKDLNRRYGGLCKEEALWNWPVISVFSRRDIELILRRGSRYPLRPPQEVISHYRHSRRDRYTNLGLVNEQGETWQKLRSALTPELTGASTVLGFFPALNIVCDGFIELIRKRRTMFGIAGFEELAYRMGLESTCTLILGRHLGFLKPDSSDTLTARLAEAVRIHFTASRDAFYGLPLWKVLPTSAYKQLIESEDAIYNIISELMETTMYEKRNDARDESVEAVYQSILRQKSLDIRDKKAAIVDFIAAGIHTLGNTLVFLFHMIGSNPEVQETLYEEACTLAPRGCDLTVEDLRKARYLRACINEAFRLVPTAPCIARILDEPIELDGYHLDAGFDYRDFKYG, from the exons ATGGCCGAATCGACATTTTTCGATGCCAaccgaagaaacgaaattttttg GTGTGACGTTAGAGAGCCTCGAGATGTTACTCTCTGGTGCTTGGTTCGAGGCTATAGCCGCTACACTTCTCGCAATTTTAGTCTTGGCTACCAGTTATCGACCACCATGGTGGTTCTGGACAGGAAGTTCTCATCAGACCAGTG CTTTTGTTCTTCAGCCATATCGGAAGAGAAGGATAGGAGGCCATTTAAAACAGCTCGGGACGTGCCCGGTCCATTCTCCTTACCTATTCTTGGCACAAGATGGATATTCTCCTGGATCGGGTACTATCGAATGAACAAGATTCACGAGGCTTACAAAG ATCTGAATCGACGCTACGGAGGCTTGTGCAAGGAGGAGGCACTCTGGAACTGGCCAGTTATATCGGTATTTTCTCGACGTGACATCGAGCTGATCCTTAGGCGAGGTTCGAGATATCCTCTTCGTCCACCGCAAGAAGTCATATCGCACTATCGACACTCGCGACGTGATCGTTACACTAATCTCGGTCTTGTGAATGA ACAGGGCGAGACTTGGCAGAAGCTTCGTTCTGCTCTCACTCCGGAACTCACGGGAGCCAGCACGGTTCTCGGCTTTTTTCCTGCTCTAAATATCGTCTGCGACGGTTTCATCGAGCTAATACGAAAACGGAGAACCATGTTCGGCATCGCGGGATTCGAAGAACTTGCCTATAGAATGGGACTCGAGA GTACCTGTACCTTGATTCTGGGTCGGCATCTTGGTTTCTTAAAGCCGGACTCGAGCGACACGCTTACTGCAAGATTAGCGGAAGCAGTTAGGATTCACTTCACGGCCTCGCGAGATGCCTTTTATGGGTTGCCGCTTTGGAAGGTGCTACCGACATCCGCTTACAAACAGCTGATAGAGAGCGAGGACGCTATTTACaa catAATCTCAGAATTAATGGAGACGACGATgtacgagaaaagaaacgacgcTCGAGACGAATCCGTAGAGGCCGTTTATCAATCGATTTTACGACAGAAATCATTAGACATAAGGGATAAAAAGGCAGCCATAGTGGACTTTATTGCGGCTGGTATACACACA TTGGGTAATACTTTAGTCTTCCTTTTCCACATGATCGGAAGTAATCCAGAAGTACAAGAAACATTATACGAAGAAGCCTGTACGTTGGCACCGCGTGGTTGCGATTTGACAGTCGAGGATCTTCGAAAAGCACGTTATTTACGTGCCTGCATTAATGAAGCGTTTAG GTTGGTACCAACGGCACCATGTATCGCAAGAATTTTAGACGAACCAATAGAATTGGATGGCTATCATCTCGACGCTGGG TTTGATTACAGAGATTTCAAATACGGTTAG
- the LOC122633621 gene encoding ecdysone 20-monooxygenase isoform X2 — translation MSVNCTNDDRFYSVGVTLESLEMLLSGAWFEAIAATLLAILVLATSYRPPWWFWTGSSHQTSAISEEKDRRPFKTARDVPGPFSLPILGTRWIFSWIGYYRMNKIHEAYKDLNRRYGGLCKEEALWNWPVISVFSRRDIELILRRGSRYPLRPPQEVISHYRHSRRDRYTNLGLVNEQGETWQKLRSALTPELTGASTVLGFFPALNIVCDGFIELIRKRRTMFGIAGFEELAYRMGLESTCTLILGRHLGFLKPDSSDTLTARLAEAVRIHFTASRDAFYGLPLWKVLPTSAYKQLIESEDAIYNIISELMETTMYEKRNDARDESVEAVYQSILRQKSLDIRDKKAAIVDFIAAGIHTLGNTLVFLFHMIGSNPEVQETLYEEACTLAPRGCDLTVEDLRKARYLRACINEAFRLVPTAPCIARILDEPIELDGYHLDAGTVVLLHTWIAGLDENNFKNASKCVPERWLKPMVPHSPLLVAPFGAGRRICPGKRFVELALQLILAKIVREFEIIVDDKLDLQFEFILAPKSPVSLGFRDRLEVV, via the exons ATGTCTGTTAATTGCACTAACGACGACAGGTTTTATAGCGTGG GTGTGACGTTAGAGAGCCTCGAGATGTTACTCTCTGGTGCTTGGTTCGAGGCTATAGCCGCTACACTTCTCGCAATTTTAGTCTTGGCTACCAGTTATCGACCACCATGGTGGTTCTGGACAGGAAGTTCTCATCAGACCAGTG CCATATCGGAAGAGAAGGATAGGAGGCCATTTAAAACAGCTCGGGACGTGCCCGGTCCATTCTCCTTACCTATTCTTGGCACAAGATGGATATTCTCCTGGATCGGGTACTATCGAATGAACAAGATTCACGAGGCTTACAAAG ATCTGAATCGACGCTACGGAGGCTTGTGCAAGGAGGAGGCACTCTGGAACTGGCCAGTTATATCGGTATTTTCTCGACGTGACATCGAGCTGATCCTTAGGCGAGGTTCGAGATATCCTCTTCGTCCACCGCAAGAAGTCATATCGCACTATCGACACTCGCGACGTGATCGTTACACTAATCTCGGTCTTGTGAATGA ACAGGGCGAGACTTGGCAGAAGCTTCGTTCTGCTCTCACTCCGGAACTCACGGGAGCCAGCACGGTTCTCGGCTTTTTTCCTGCTCTAAATATCGTCTGCGACGGTTTCATCGAGCTAATACGAAAACGGAGAACCATGTTCGGCATCGCGGGATTCGAAGAACTTGCCTATAGAATGGGACTCGAGA GTACCTGTACCTTGATTCTGGGTCGGCATCTTGGTTTCTTAAAGCCGGACTCGAGCGACACGCTTACTGCAAGATTAGCGGAAGCAGTTAGGATTCACTTCACGGCCTCGCGAGATGCCTTTTATGGGTTGCCGCTTTGGAAGGTGCTACCGACATCCGCTTACAAACAGCTGATAGAGAGCGAGGACGCTATTTACaa catAATCTCAGAATTAATGGAGACGACGATgtacgagaaaagaaacgacgcTCGAGACGAATCCGTAGAGGCCGTTTATCAATCGATTTTACGACAGAAATCATTAGACATAAGGGATAAAAAGGCAGCCATAGTGGACTTTATTGCGGCTGGTATACACACA TTGGGTAATACTTTAGTCTTCCTTTTCCACATGATCGGAAGTAATCCAGAAGTACAAGAAACATTATACGAAGAAGCCTGTACGTTGGCACCGCGTGGTTGCGATTTGACAGTCGAGGATCTTCGAAAAGCACGTTATTTACGTGCCTGCATTAATGAAGCGTTTAG GTTGGTACCAACGGCACCATGTATCGCAAGAATTTTAGACGAACCAATAGAATTGGATGGCTATCATCTCGACGCTGGG ACGGTAGTTCTCTTGCATACATGGATAGCTGGATTAGACGAGAATAACTTTAAGAATGCGTCCAAATGCGTGCCTGAAAGATGGCTGAAGCCTATGGTACCACATTCGCCATTACTGGTAGCGCCTTTCGGTGCTGGTCGAAGAATCTGCCCGGGCAAACGCTTTGTGGAACTTGCTCTACAACTTATCCTAGCGAAG ATCGTTCGAGAATTCGAAATCATAGTAGACGATAAGCTCGATCTGCAATTCGAGTTTATTCTCGCCCCGAAAAGTCCGGTCTCACTCGGTTTTCGAGATCGTCTGGAGGTGGtatga
- the LOC122633621 gene encoding ecdysone 20-monooxygenase isoform X3, with the protein MLLSGAWFEAIAATLLAILVLATSYRPPWWFWTGSSHQTSAISEEKDRRPFKTARDVPGPFSLPILGTRWIFSWIGYYRMNKIHEAYKDLNRRYGGLCKEEALWNWPVISVFSRRDIELILRRGSRYPLRPPQEVISHYRHSRRDRYTNLGLVNEQGETWQKLRSALTPELTGASTVLGFFPALNIVCDGFIELIRKRRTMFGIAGFEELAYRMGLESTCTLILGRHLGFLKPDSSDTLTARLAEAVRIHFTASRDAFYGLPLWKVLPTSAYKQLIESEDAIYNIISELMETTMYEKRNDARDESVEAVYQSILRQKSLDIRDKKAAIVDFIAAGIHTLGNTLVFLFHMIGSNPEVQETLYEEACTLAPRGCDLTVEDLRKARYLRACINEAFRLVPTAPCIARILDEPIELDGYHLDAGTVVLLHTWIAGLDENNFKNASKCVPERWLKPMVPHSPLLVAPFGAGRRICPGKRFVELALQLILAKIVREFEIIVDDKLDLQFEFILAPKSPVSLGFRDRLEVV; encoded by the exons ATGTTACTCTCTGGTGCTTGGTTCGAGGCTATAGCCGCTACACTTCTCGCAATTTTAGTCTTGGCTACCAGTTATCGACCACCATGGTGGTTCTGGACAGGAAGTTCTCATCAGACCAGTG CCATATCGGAAGAGAAGGATAGGAGGCCATTTAAAACAGCTCGGGACGTGCCCGGTCCATTCTCCTTACCTATTCTTGGCACAAGATGGATATTCTCCTGGATCGGGTACTATCGAATGAACAAGATTCACGAGGCTTACAAAG ATCTGAATCGACGCTACGGAGGCTTGTGCAAGGAGGAGGCACTCTGGAACTGGCCAGTTATATCGGTATTTTCTCGACGTGACATCGAGCTGATCCTTAGGCGAGGTTCGAGATATCCTCTTCGTCCACCGCAAGAAGTCATATCGCACTATCGACACTCGCGACGTGATCGTTACACTAATCTCGGTCTTGTGAATGA ACAGGGCGAGACTTGGCAGAAGCTTCGTTCTGCTCTCACTCCGGAACTCACGGGAGCCAGCACGGTTCTCGGCTTTTTTCCTGCTCTAAATATCGTCTGCGACGGTTTCATCGAGCTAATACGAAAACGGAGAACCATGTTCGGCATCGCGGGATTCGAAGAACTTGCCTATAGAATGGGACTCGAGA GTACCTGTACCTTGATTCTGGGTCGGCATCTTGGTTTCTTAAAGCCGGACTCGAGCGACACGCTTACTGCAAGATTAGCGGAAGCAGTTAGGATTCACTTCACGGCCTCGCGAGATGCCTTTTATGGGTTGCCGCTTTGGAAGGTGCTACCGACATCCGCTTACAAACAGCTGATAGAGAGCGAGGACGCTATTTACaa catAATCTCAGAATTAATGGAGACGACGATgtacgagaaaagaaacgacgcTCGAGACGAATCCGTAGAGGCCGTTTATCAATCGATTTTACGACAGAAATCATTAGACATAAGGGATAAAAAGGCAGCCATAGTGGACTTTATTGCGGCTGGTATACACACA TTGGGTAATACTTTAGTCTTCCTTTTCCACATGATCGGAAGTAATCCAGAAGTACAAGAAACATTATACGAAGAAGCCTGTACGTTGGCACCGCGTGGTTGCGATTTGACAGTCGAGGATCTTCGAAAAGCACGTTATTTACGTGCCTGCATTAATGAAGCGTTTAG GTTGGTACCAACGGCACCATGTATCGCAAGAATTTTAGACGAACCAATAGAATTGGATGGCTATCATCTCGACGCTGGG ACGGTAGTTCTCTTGCATACATGGATAGCTGGATTAGACGAGAATAACTTTAAGAATGCGTCCAAATGCGTGCCTGAAAGATGGCTGAAGCCTATGGTACCACATTCGCCATTACTGGTAGCGCCTTTCGGTGCTGGTCGAAGAATCTGCCCGGGCAAACGCTTTGTGGAACTTGCTCTACAACTTATCCTAGCGAAG ATCGTTCGAGAATTCGAAATCATAGTAGACGATAAGCTCGATCTGCAATTCGAGTTTATTCTCGCCCCGAAAAGTCCGGTCTCACTCGGTTTTCGAGATCGTCTGGAGGTGGtatga
- the LOC122633621 gene encoding ecdysone 20-monooxygenase isoform X4, translated as MVVLDRKFSSDQCFCSSAISEEKDRRPFKTARDVPGPFSLPILGTRWIFSWIGYYRMNKIHEAYKDLNRRYGGLCKEEALWNWPVISVFSRRDIELILRRGSRYPLRPPQEVISHYRHSRRDRYTNLGLVNEQGETWQKLRSALTPELTGASTVLGFFPALNIVCDGFIELIRKRRTMFGIAGFEELAYRMGLESTCTLILGRHLGFLKPDSSDTLTARLAEAVRIHFTASRDAFYGLPLWKVLPTSAYKQLIESEDAIYNIISELMETTMYEKRNDARDESVEAVYQSILRQKSLDIRDKKAAIVDFIAAGIHTLGNTLVFLFHMIGSNPEVQETLYEEACTLAPRGCDLTVEDLRKARYLRACINEAFRLVPTAPCIARILDEPIELDGYHLDAGTVVLLHTWIAGLDENNFKNASKCVPERWLKPMVPHSPLLVAPFGAGRRICPGKRFVELALQLILAKIVREFEIIVDDKLDLQFEFILAPKSPVSLGFRDRLEVV; from the exons ATGGTGGTTCTGGACAGGAAGTTCTCATCAGACCAGTG CTTTTGTTCTTCAGCCATATCGGAAGAGAAGGATAGGAGGCCATTTAAAACAGCTCGGGACGTGCCCGGTCCATTCTCCTTACCTATTCTTGGCACAAGATGGATATTCTCCTGGATCGGGTACTATCGAATGAACAAGATTCACGAGGCTTACAAAG ATCTGAATCGACGCTACGGAGGCTTGTGCAAGGAGGAGGCACTCTGGAACTGGCCAGTTATATCGGTATTTTCTCGACGTGACATCGAGCTGATCCTTAGGCGAGGTTCGAGATATCCTCTTCGTCCACCGCAAGAAGTCATATCGCACTATCGACACTCGCGACGTGATCGTTACACTAATCTCGGTCTTGTGAATGA ACAGGGCGAGACTTGGCAGAAGCTTCGTTCTGCTCTCACTCCGGAACTCACGGGAGCCAGCACGGTTCTCGGCTTTTTTCCTGCTCTAAATATCGTCTGCGACGGTTTCATCGAGCTAATACGAAAACGGAGAACCATGTTCGGCATCGCGGGATTCGAAGAACTTGCCTATAGAATGGGACTCGAGA GTACCTGTACCTTGATTCTGGGTCGGCATCTTGGTTTCTTAAAGCCGGACTCGAGCGACACGCTTACTGCAAGATTAGCGGAAGCAGTTAGGATTCACTTCACGGCCTCGCGAGATGCCTTTTATGGGTTGCCGCTTTGGAAGGTGCTACCGACATCCGCTTACAAACAGCTGATAGAGAGCGAGGACGCTATTTACaa catAATCTCAGAATTAATGGAGACGACGATgtacgagaaaagaaacgacgcTCGAGACGAATCCGTAGAGGCCGTTTATCAATCGATTTTACGACAGAAATCATTAGACATAAGGGATAAAAAGGCAGCCATAGTGGACTTTATTGCGGCTGGTATACACACA TTGGGTAATACTTTAGTCTTCCTTTTCCACATGATCGGAAGTAATCCAGAAGTACAAGAAACATTATACGAAGAAGCCTGTACGTTGGCACCGCGTGGTTGCGATTTGACAGTCGAGGATCTTCGAAAAGCACGTTATTTACGTGCCTGCATTAATGAAGCGTTTAG GTTGGTACCAACGGCACCATGTATCGCAAGAATTTTAGACGAACCAATAGAATTGGATGGCTATCATCTCGACGCTGGG ACGGTAGTTCTCTTGCATACATGGATAGCTGGATTAGACGAGAATAACTTTAAGAATGCGTCCAAATGCGTGCCTGAAAGATGGCTGAAGCCTATGGTACCACATTCGCCATTACTGGTAGCGCCTTTCGGTGCTGGTCGAAGAATCTGCCCGGGCAAACGCTTTGTGGAACTTGCTCTACAACTTATCCTAGCGAAG ATCGTTCGAGAATTCGAAATCATAGTAGACGATAAGCTCGATCTGCAATTCGAGTTTATTCTCGCCCCGAAAAGTCCGGTCTCACTCGGTTTTCGAGATCGTCTGGAGGTGGtatga
- the LOC122633621 gene encoding ecdysone 20-monooxygenase isoform X6, translating into MDILLDRVLSNEQDSRGLQRVDLNRRYGGLCKEEALWNWPVISVFSRRDIELILRRGSRYPLRPPQEVISHYRHSRRDRYTNLGLVNEQGETWQKLRSALTPELTGASTVLGFFPALNIVCDGFIELIRKRRTMFGIAGFEELAYRMGLESTCTLILGRHLGFLKPDSSDTLTARLAEAVRIHFTASRDAFYGLPLWKVLPTSAYKQLIESEDAIYNIISELMETTMYEKRNDARDESVEAVYQSILRQKSLDIRDKKAAIVDFIAAGIHTLGNTLVFLFHMIGSNPEVQETLYEEACTLAPRGCDLTVEDLRKARYLRACINEAFRLVPTAPCIARILDEPIELDGYHLDAGTVVLLHTWIAGLDENNFKNASKCVPERWLKPMVPHSPLLVAPFGAGRRICPGKRFVELALQLILAKIVREFEIIVDDKLDLQFEFILAPKSPVSLGFRDRLEVV; encoded by the exons ATGGATATTCTCCTGGATCGGGTACTATCGAATGAACAAGATTCACGAGGCTTACAAAG AGTAGATCTGAATCGACGCTACGGAGGCTTGTGCAAGGAGGAGGCACTCTGGAACTGGCCAGTTATATCGGTATTTTCTCGACGTGACATCGAGCTGATCCTTAGGCGAGGTTCGAGATATCCTCTTCGTCCACCGCAAGAAGTCATATCGCACTATCGACACTCGCGACGTGATCGTTACACTAATCTCGGTCTTGTGAATGA ACAGGGCGAGACTTGGCAGAAGCTTCGTTCTGCTCTCACTCCGGAACTCACGGGAGCCAGCACGGTTCTCGGCTTTTTTCCTGCTCTAAATATCGTCTGCGACGGTTTCATCGAGCTAATACGAAAACGGAGAACCATGTTCGGCATCGCGGGATTCGAAGAACTTGCCTATAGAATGGGACTCGAGA GTACCTGTACCTTGATTCTGGGTCGGCATCTTGGTTTCTTAAAGCCGGACTCGAGCGACACGCTTACTGCAAGATTAGCGGAAGCAGTTAGGATTCACTTCACGGCCTCGCGAGATGCCTTTTATGGGTTGCCGCTTTGGAAGGTGCTACCGACATCCGCTTACAAACAGCTGATAGAGAGCGAGGACGCTATTTACaa catAATCTCAGAATTAATGGAGACGACGATgtacgagaaaagaaacgacgcTCGAGACGAATCCGTAGAGGCCGTTTATCAATCGATTTTACGACAGAAATCATTAGACATAAGGGATAAAAAGGCAGCCATAGTGGACTTTATTGCGGCTGGTATACACACA TTGGGTAATACTTTAGTCTTCCTTTTCCACATGATCGGAAGTAATCCAGAAGTACAAGAAACATTATACGAAGAAGCCTGTACGTTGGCACCGCGTGGTTGCGATTTGACAGTCGAGGATCTTCGAAAAGCACGTTATTTACGTGCCTGCATTAATGAAGCGTTTAG GTTGGTACCAACGGCACCATGTATCGCAAGAATTTTAGACGAACCAATAGAATTGGATGGCTATCATCTCGACGCTGGG ACGGTAGTTCTCTTGCATACATGGATAGCTGGATTAGACGAGAATAACTTTAAGAATGCGTCCAAATGCGTGCCTGAAAGATGGCTGAAGCCTATGGTACCACATTCGCCATTACTGGTAGCGCCTTTCGGTGCTGGTCGAAGAATCTGCCCGGGCAAACGCTTTGTGGAACTTGCTCTACAACTTATCCTAGCGAAG ATCGTTCGAGAATTCGAAATCATAGTAGACGATAAGCTCGATCTGCAATTCGAGTTTATTCTCGCCCCGAAAAGTCCGGTCTCACTCGGTTTTCGAGATCGTCTGGAGGTGGtatga